One Brassica napus cultivar Da-Ae unplaced genomic scaffold, Da-Ae ScsIHWf_2680;HRSCAF=3438, whole genome shotgun sequence genomic region harbors:
- the LOC111215681 gene encoding galactose mutarotase-like: MADQTKNINSPGIFELNNGSLQVKISNYGATITSLSVPDKNGKLADVVLGFDSVDPYVNGLAPYFGCIVGRVANRIKEGKFSLNGVDYTLPINNGPNSLHGGNKGFDKKTWEVAGHKKDGDKPFITFKYHSADGEEGYPGAVTVTATYTLTSATTMRLDMEAVPENKDTPINLAQHTYWNLSGHDSGNILDHRIQIWGSHITPVDQHSVPTGELLPVKGTPFDFTEEKRIGERIGEVGIGYDHNYVLDCADQVKDGLKHAAKLRDGESSRVMDLWTDAPGVQFYTGNYVDGVVGKGNAVYGKHAGVCLETQGFPNAINQKSFPCVVVKAGEKYKHTMLFEFSA, from the exons ATGGCAGATCAGACCAAGAATATCAATTCTCCTGGGATCTTCGAGCTAAACAATGGATCCTTGCAGGTCAAGATCTCTAATTATGGCGCCACCATCACCTCCTTGTCTGTCCCCGACAAGAACG GGAAACTGGCTGATGTTGTTCTTGGATTCGACTCGGTGGATCCTTATGTG AACGGGCTTGCACCATACTTTGGGTGCATAGTTGGTCGTGTAGCAAATCGGATCAAAGAAGGCAAGTTTAGTCTCAATGGAGTCGACTACACTTTGCCCATCAACAATGGTCCCAATAGCCTCCACG GTGGTAACAAAGGTTTCGATAAGAAGACATGGGAAGTCGCAGGACACAAGAAAGACGGTGACAAACCTTTCATCACATTCAAATATCACAGCGCcgatggagaagaag GTTATCCCGGTGCGGTTACTGTCACGGCCACATACACTCTCACGTCAGCAACAACCATGAGACTTGACATGGAGGCAGTTCCTGAGAATAAAGACACTCCAATCAACTTAGCTCAGCATACATACTGGAACTTATCGGGTCACGACTCAGGAAACATTCTTGACCACAGGATCCAAATCTGGGGTTCTCATATCACTCCCGTGGATCAACACTCTGTCCCTACAGGTGAGCTCTTGCCGGTTAAGGGAACTCCATTCGATTTCACCGAGGAGAAACGGATAGGAGAGCGTATAGGAGAGGTGGGGATTGGATATGATCACAACTACGTGTTGGACTGTGCTGATCAAGTGAAGGACGGGCTGAAACACGCGGCGAAGCTAAGAGACGGTGAGAGCTCAAGGGTGATGGACTTGTGGACCGATGCTCCGGGTGTGCAGTTTTATACGGGGAACTATGTGGATGGAGTGGTGGGGAAAGGGAATGCGGTTTATGGGAAGCATGCAGGTGTGTGCCTTGAGACGCAGGGGTTCCCTAACGCGATTAACCAGAAGAGTTTCCCGTGTGTTGTGGTCAAGGCTGGTGAGAAGTACAAGCACACGATGTTATTTGAGTTTTCAGCTTGA
- the LOC106390140 gene encoding protein C2-DOMAIN ABA-RELATED 4-like — protein sequence MTTTGSLMNNLLGLLRIRIKRGVNLAVRDINSSDPYVVVKMGKQKLKTRVINKDVNPEWNEDLTLSVTDPTLTVLLTVYDHDMFSKDDKMGDAEFEIKPYIEALKMHLDGLPSGTIVTTVQPCRRNCLAEESKVTWVDGKLVQDLVLRLRHVECGEVEAQLQWIDLPGSKGL from the exons ATGACCACGACAGGCTCACTAATGAACAATCTTTTGGGACTCCTTAGAATCCGCATCAAACGAGGCGTCAACCTCGCCGTCCGTGACATCAATAGCAGCGACCCTTACGTCGTTGTCAAAATGGGCAAACAG AAATTGAAGACTCGTGTTATCAACAAAGACGTAAATCCAGAATGGAATGAAGATCTGACTCTCTCCGTCACAGACCCCACTCTTACCGTCCTCTTG ACGGTGTACGACCACGACATGTTTAGCAAGGACGACAAGATGGGTGATGCAGAGTTCGAGATAAAGCCGTATATTGAGGCTTTAAAAATGCACCTTGACGGTCTTCCTAGTGGAACCATTGTCACCACGGTTCAGCCCTGTCGTCGCAACTGTCTAGCTGAGGAGTCTAAAGTCACTTGGGTCGACGGTAAGCTCGTTCAGGATCTCGTTCTCAGATTACGTCACGTTGAATGTGGAGAGGTCGAGGCTCAGCTTCAGTGGATTGACCTCCCTGGCTCCAAGGGTCTATGA
- the LOC106390141 gene encoding outer envelope protein 64, chloroplastic-like — protein sequence MASHASNLWVLLGLGIAGILLAAKKLKKTIREDFGAFIDKLLLLPPPQPAPPKAPHPLTGLSFAISDVFDVTGYVTGFGHPDWVRTHEAASSTCPVVSTLVEGGATCVGKTVVDELAFSISGENKHYESSTNPAAHDRIPGGASSGAAVAVATNAVDFALGIDTVGGVRVPAGYCGVLGFKSSQGAISNTGIIPVSSSLDSVGWFARDPNTLRRVGHVLLHLPFATQRNPRQIIVADDYFQLLKIPVDRITQVVTKSAEKLFGKQSLKHQSLENYIESKVPSLKEFTRTKAIANTKVPTSRLLANVMQLLQRHEFLQNHGDWINTVKPAIGPVISSQVCDNAELTNEEIENLNTIRNQTRVAINSLLKDDGVLVIPTMPTLPPKLGSKEIISEDYQNRASSLLSIASISGCCQVTVPLGHHEKCPVSVSFLARHGGDRFLLDTVQTMYASLQENSSIIADPKSSKKTISLEESAEIAKEKGNQAFKEKQWQKAIGLYSEAIKLSENNATYYSNRAAAYLEIGSFLLAEEDCTKAITLDKKNVKAYLRRGTAREMLGEYKEAMDDFRHALVLEPNNKRASLSAERLRKVFQ from the exons ATGGCGTCTCACGCTTCGAATCTCTGGGTGCTTCTTGGTTTAGGCATCGCCGGGATCCTCCTGGCTGctaagaagctgaagaagaccATCCGTGAAGATTTCGGCGCCTTTATCGACAAGCTCTTGCTCCTCCCTCCGCCGCAGCCAGCTCCTCCCAAAGCCCCTCATCCTCTCACCGGTCTCTCCTTCGCCATCTCCGACGT ATTCGATGTTACAGGCTACGTGACTGGCTTTGGTCATCCAGATTGGGTCAGGACGCATGAAGCTGCTTCTTCAACGTGTCCTGTGGTTTCAACTCTTGTTGAAGGCGGAGCTACTTGCGTTGGCAAAACTGTTGTCGATGAACTTGCCTTTAG TATCAGTGGAGAAAACAAGCATTACGAGTCTTCCACAAATCCTGCTGCTCATGATCGTATTCCTGGTGGCGCTTCCAGTGGAGCTGCTGTTGCCGTTGCTACTAACGCTGTCGATTTTGCCTTAG GAATCGACACAGTTGGTGGGGTAAGAGTGCCTGCTGGATACTGTGGCGTTCTTGGATTCAAATCTTCCCAAGGGGCCATTTCAAACACAGGGATCATACCAGTATCTTCTAGTCTTGACTCTGTTG GATGGTTTGCTCGTGATCCAAACACCCTACGTCGCGTTGGCCATGTACTCTTGCACCTTCCATTTGCCACACAACGGAATCCAAGGCAAATCATAGTAGCTGACGACTATTTTCAGCTGTTAAAGATCCCTGTGGACCGGATTACACAGGTGGTGACCAAATCAGCTGAAAAGCTCTTCGGAA aaCAATCGCTGAAGCATCAGAGCCTGGAGAACTATATTGAATCTAAAGTTCCTAGCTTGAAAGAGTTCACTAGGACGAAAGCCATTGCTAACACGAAGGTCCCAACATCGAGGCTACTAGCAAATGTCATGCAGCTTCTTCAAAG GCATGAGTTTCTTCAAAACCATGGGGATTGGATCAATACAGTGAAGCCAGCTATTGGTCCTGTGATTTCTTCACAAGTGTGTGACAACGCAGAACTAACCAATGAAGAAATTGAGAATCTGAATACAATTAGAAACCAGACACGAGTGGCTATTAATTCACTTCTCAAG GATGATGGCGTTCTGGTTATCCCAACAATGCCAACTCTTCCTCCAAAACTTGGTAGCAAAGAGATAATCTCCGAAGACTATCAAAACCGAGCTTCCAGTCTACTTAGCATTGCTAGCATATCGGGTTGTTGTCAG GTGACTGTGCCACTGGGACACCACGAGAAGTGCCCTGTTTCAGTTTCTTTCTTAGCAAGACATGGTGGTGACCGCTTTTTACTAGATACAGTGCAGACAATGTATGCGTCTTTGCAAGAGAACTCCAGTATTATTGCCGATCCTAAATCATCTAAAAAGACCATCAGCCTAGAAGAGTCAGCTGAAATTGCCAAAGAGAAG GGTAACCAAGCTTTTAAAGAGAAACAGTGGCAGAAAGCTATAGGTCTATACTCAGAAGCTATTAAGCTGAGTGAAAACAATGCTACGTATTACAGTAACAGAGCTGCTGCATATCTTGAAATTGGAAG CTTTCTTCTGGCCGAAGAAGATTGTACCAAAGCTATCACTCTCGACAAGAAG AATGTGAAAGCCTATTTAAGAAGAGGAACCGCAAGAGAAATGTTAGGCGAGTACAAGGAAGCCATGGACG ATTTCAGACACGCGCTGGTGTTGGAACCAAACAACAAGAGAGCTTCCCTATCAGCCGAGAGACTGCGAAAGGTATTCCAGTGA